The following are encoded together in the Pseudodesulfovibrio indicus genome:
- a CDS encoding SurA N-terminal domain-containing protein, whose amino-acid sequence MLEIMRENASGWIIKILFAVIIFIFIFAFGMSGLNSSGDPALATVNGQVITRAEFEQMYQRASENIRRSNPDLDQAQIKTPEFKQMILGELISRKLLLAEAEKLGIRASDAEVSAGIAAQPMFKDANGVFSKDVYQSALRGIRMTPSQFEADYRQELTIDKVQEAVAAPADVSEAQARQLYDWVGEQATIDYVAVAPADYYDQVQVSDAEVEEYFKANQDKYMIPPQVTLRYVAFTPAALAKYQTVSSDEIKAYFEANKDKMQEPEQVKARHILVMVKDSDPAEVKEKAKERIDKIYARAKAGEDFAALAVENSDGPSGPDGGELGWFGRGAMVPAFEEAAFALNKGDISEPVKTRFGWHVILVEDKKEGTVKTLDEAKDEIKGLIAEEKASEKINELLDQSMDRLVSGMDITAIAAEIGVEPTTTEPMPAQFLAQILGMTPEAAKSVEALAPGAAQKSPVAITGGYMLVEKVEDIPSTLMDLELVKPSILNTLKDQKGTKLAEQEAEKIVAALTGPDAEAAAKTYASRIKTSEPFDRQGNIPDLGRSVPLTKAVFEAKDTSWLKFPYTMPGGLVVVARLNKHIPASDETWKEQREFWLQQANDNYRRETLAAFMDDLSKNADINIARPDLLQ is encoded by the coding sequence ATGTTAGAAATAATGCGCGAGAATGCGTCCGGCTGGATCATCAAGATACTCTTCGCCGTCATCATCTTCATCTTCATCTTCGCCTTCGGCATGTCCGGGCTGAACTCCAGCGGCGACCCGGCCCTGGCCACGGTCAACGGCCAGGTCATCACCCGCGCCGAGTTCGAACAGATGTACCAGCGCGCGTCCGAAAACATCCGCCGCTCCAACCCGGACCTGGACCAGGCCCAGATCAAGACCCCCGAGTTCAAGCAGATGATCCTCGGCGAACTGATCAGCCGCAAGCTCCTGCTGGCCGAAGCCGAAAAGCTCGGCATCCGCGCCTCCGACGCCGAAGTCTCGGCGGGCATCGCGGCCCAGCCCATGTTCAAGGACGCCAACGGCGTGTTCAGCAAGGACGTCTACCAGTCGGCCCTGCGCGGCATCCGCATGACCCCTTCCCAGTTCGAGGCCGACTACCGCCAGGAACTGACCATCGACAAGGTCCAGGAAGCCGTGGCCGCCCCGGCCGACGTGTCCGAGGCCCAGGCCCGCCAGCTCTACGACTGGGTCGGCGAGCAGGCCACCATCGACTACGTGGCCGTGGCCCCCGCCGACTACTACGACCAGGTCCAGGTCTCCGACGCCGAGGTCGAGGAATACTTCAAGGCCAACCAGGACAAGTACATGATCCCGCCGCAGGTCACCCTGCGCTACGTGGCCTTCACCCCGGCTGCCCTGGCCAAGTACCAGACCGTTTCCAGTGATGAGATCAAGGCCTATTTCGAGGCCAACAAGGACAAGATGCAGGAGCCGGAGCAGGTCAAGGCCCGCCACATCCTGGTCATGGTCAAGGACTCCGACCCCGCCGAGGTCAAGGAGAAGGCCAAGGAGCGCATCGACAAGATTTACGCCCGAGCCAAGGCGGGCGAAGACTTCGCGGCCCTGGCCGTGGAGAATTCCGACGGCCCCAGCGGCCCCGACGGCGGCGAGCTGGGCTGGTTCGGACGCGGCGCCATGGTGCCCGCCTTCGAAGAGGCCGCCTTCGCCCTGAACAAGGGCGACATCTCCGAGCCGGTCAAGACCCGGTTCGGCTGGCACGTCATCCTGGTCGAGGACAAGAAGGAAGGCACCGTCAAGACCCTGGACGAGGCCAAGGACGAGATCAAGGGCTTGATCGCCGAGGAAAAGGCTTCCGAGAAGATCAACGAGCTGCTCGACCAGTCCATGGACCGCCTCGTGTCCGGCATGGACATCACGGCCATCGCCGCCGAGATCGGCGTGGAGCCGACCACCACCGAGCCCATGCCCGCCCAGTTCCTGGCCCAGATCCTGGGCATGACCCCGGAGGCCGCCAAGTCCGTCGAGGCCCTGGCCCCCGGCGCGGCCCAGAAGAGCCCCGTGGCCATCACCGGCGGCTACATGCTGGTGGAGAAGGTCGAGGACATCCCGTCCACCCTCATGGACCTGGAGCTGGTCAAGCCGTCCATCCTCAACACCCTCAAGGACCAGAAGGGCACCAAGCTGGCCGAGCAGGAGGCCGAGAAGATCGTCGCCGCCCTGACCGGCCCCGACGCCGAGGCAGCGGCCAAGACCTATGCCTCGCGCATCAAGACCTCCGAGCCCTTCGACCGCCAGGGCAACATCCCGGACCTGGGCCGCTCCGTGCCCCTGACCAAGGCCGTGTTCGAGGCCAAGGACACCAGCTGGCTCAAGTTCCCCTACACCATGCCCGGCGGCCTGGTCGTCGTCGCCCGCCTGAACAAGCACATCCCGGCCTCGGACGAGACCTGGAAGGAACAGCGCGAGTTCTGGCTCCAGCAGGCCAACGACAACTACCGCCGCGAAACCCTGGCCGCCTTCATGGACGACCTGAGCAAAAACGCGGACATCAACATCGCCCGCCCCGATCTGCTCCAGTAG
- a CDS encoding zinc metalloprotease HtpX yields MTSQIKTMLLLGLLTGLLMLLGGAMGGRAGLFFAFGLAMVMNVGSYWYSDKIVLRKYKAQPLSPGDAPHIHRVVEEMAAKAGIPKPRIVLIPQDAPNAFATGRNPENAVVAVTRGIVRMLDPNELKGVLGHELGHIANRDILIQTIAAVLAGAIVFIANMLQWTAIFGGFSRDDDEGGSPLAALLMAFLAPVAATLIQMAISRSREYLADATGARLSDPLALAGALSKLDSASRQVPLEGNPVTENLFIVNPFSGRRAASLFATHPPIEDRIARLRAMAQER; encoded by the coding sequence ATGACGAGCCAGATTAAAACCATGTTGCTCCTGGGGTTGCTCACCGGGCTGCTGATGCTTCTCGGCGGGGCCATGGGCGGCCGCGCCGGCCTGTTCTTCGCCTTTGGCCTGGCCATGGTGATGAACGTCGGAAGTTACTGGTATTCCGACAAGATAGTCCTGCGCAAGTACAAGGCGCAGCCGCTCTCCCCCGGCGACGCCCCGCATATCCACCGGGTGGTGGAGGAGATGGCCGCAAAGGCGGGCATCCCCAAGCCGCGCATCGTGCTCATCCCCCAGGACGCGCCCAACGCCTTTGCCACGGGCCGCAACCCGGAGAACGCCGTGGTCGCGGTCACGCGCGGCATCGTGCGCATGCTGGACCCCAATGAGCTCAAGGGCGTGCTCGGCCACGAACTGGGCCACATCGCCAACCGCGACATCCTCATCCAGACCATCGCCGCCGTCCTGGCCGGGGCCATCGTGTTCATCGCCAACATGCTCCAGTGGACCGCCATCTTCGGCGGTTTCTCCCGCGACGACGACGAGGGGGGCAGCCCCCTGGCCGCGCTGCTCATGGCCTTTCTCGCGCCCGTGGCCGCCACCCTGATCCAGATGGCCATCTCCCGCTCGCGCGAATACCTGGCCGACGCCACCGGCGCCCGGCTGTCCGATCCCCTGGCCCTGGCGGGCGCGCTGTCCAAGCTCGACTCCGCCTCCCGCCAGGTACCCCTCGAGGGCAACCCGGTCACCGAGAACCTGTTCATCGTCAATCCGTTCAGCGGGCGCAGGGCGGCCTCGCTGTTCGCCACCCATCCGCCCATCGAAGACCGCATCGCCAGGCTGCGCGCCATGGCGCAAGAAAGATAG
- a CDS encoding aconitate hydratase, with translation MGKNITRKIIEKHLVSGEMVPGREVGLRIDQTLTQDATGTMAWLQYEAIGIGRVRTDLSVSYVDHNTLQMGFRNPDDHRFLRTVAAKSGAVFSPAGTGICHQLHLENFAKPGATLIGSDSHTPTAGGIGSMAMGAGGLSVALAMAGEPYFIPMPQVVKVELTGELTGWAQGKDVILELLRRLTVKGGVGKVFEYAGPGVASLSVPDRATITNMGAELGATTSIFPSDETTRLFLAKMGREGDWMELIADADAEYDDVITIDLTALEPLVAQPHMPDQVCKVKELAGKKIDQVAIGSCTNSSYSDLKNTAQILSGKMTPPETDLLISPGSKQVMKMLAREGLIEPLLDAGARLLECSCGPCIGMGGSPISAGVSVRTFNRNFEGRSGTQDGQVYLASAQTAARLALDGEFTDPATWGPAPERVSLPEDVPSIRDLFVFPPEDGSSVEVLRGPNIVALEDFDKLPGTIEAKVLLKVEDNITTDHILPAGAQITALRSNIPAISEYIFSRVDEGFVGRMKEHGKGVILGGENYGQGSSREHAALGPRHLGVKAVIVKSLARIHRANLVNFGILPLLLANPEDYDRMELGTDLTIPASEITPGGTVNLVTGDGATVPVTNDLTKKELEIIQAGGLLNAVREGKS, from the coding sequence ATGGGCAAGAACATCACCCGCAAGATCATCGAGAAACACCTTGTTTCCGGGGAAATGGTCCCCGGCAGGGAAGTTGGGTTGCGCATCGACCAGACCCTGACCCAGGACGCCACCGGCACCATGGCCTGGCTCCAGTACGAGGCCATCGGCATCGGCCGGGTCCGCACGGACCTGTCCGTCAGCTACGTGGACCACAACACCCTCCAGATGGGTTTCCGCAACCCCGACGACCACCGCTTCCTGCGCACCGTGGCCGCCAAGTCCGGCGCGGTCTTCTCGCCCGCCGGAACCGGCATCTGCCACCAGCTGCACCTGGAGAACTTCGCCAAACCCGGCGCGACGCTCATCGGCTCGGACTCCCACACCCCCACCGCGGGCGGCATCGGGTCCATGGCCATGGGCGCGGGCGGCCTGTCCGTGGCCCTGGCCATGGCGGGCGAGCCGTACTTCATCCCCATGCCCCAGGTGGTCAAGGTCGAACTGACCGGCGAACTGACCGGCTGGGCCCAGGGCAAGGACGTCATCCTCGAGCTGCTCCGCCGACTGACCGTCAAGGGCGGCGTGGGCAAGGTCTTCGAATACGCCGGTCCCGGCGTGGCCTCGCTGTCCGTCCCGGACCGCGCGACCATCACCAACATGGGCGCGGAACTCGGCGCGACCACCTCCATCTTCCCGTCCGACGAGACCACCCGCCTGTTCCTGGCCAAGATGGGCCGCGAAGGGGACTGGATGGAACTGATCGCCGACGCCGACGCCGAATACGACGACGTCATCACCATCGACCTCACCGCCCTGGAGCCGCTGGTGGCCCAGCCGCACATGCCGGACCAGGTCTGCAAGGTGAAGGAGCTGGCGGGCAAGAAGATCGACCAGGTGGCCATCGGCTCGTGCACCAACTCCTCCTACTCCGACCTCAAGAACACCGCCCAGATCCTGTCCGGCAAAATGACCCCGCCCGAGACCGACCTGCTGATCTCCCCCGGCTCCAAACAGGTCATGAAGATGCTCGCCCGCGAAGGGCTCATCGAGCCGCTGCTGGATGCGGGCGCGCGCCTGCTCGAATGTTCCTGCGGCCCGTGCATCGGCATGGGCGGCTCCCCGATCTCGGCGGGCGTGTCCGTGCGCACCTTCAACCGCAATTTCGAAGGCCGCTCCGGCACCCAGGACGGGCAGGTCTACCTGGCCTCCGCCCAGACCGCCGCGCGCCTCGCCCTGGACGGCGAGTTCACCGACCCCGCCACCTGGGGCCCGGCCCCGGAGCGCGTTTCCCTGCCCGAAGACGTGCCGTCCATCCGCGACCTGTTCGTGTTCCCGCCCGAGGACGGCTCCTCGGTCGAGGTCCTGCGCGGACCCAACATCGTGGCCCTGGAGGACTTCGACAAGCTGCCCGGAACCATTGAGGCCAAGGTCCTGCTCAAGGTCGAGGACAACATCACCACCGACCACATCCTGCCCGCCGGCGCGCAGATCACCGCGCTCAGGTCCAACATCCCGGCCATCAGCGAGTACATCTTCTCCCGCGTGGACGAAGGGTTCGTGGGCCGCATGAAGGAGCACGGCAAGGGCGTCATCCTGGGCGGCGAGAACTACGGCCAGGGGTCCAGCCGCGAGCACGCGGCGCTCGGCCCGCGCCACCTCGGCGTCAAGGCGGTCATCGTCAAGTCCCTGGCCCGCATCCACCGCGCCAACCTGGTCAACTTCGGCATCCTGCCGCTGCTGCTGGCCAATCCCGAGGACTACGACCGCATGGAGCTGGGCACCGACCTGACCATCCCGGCCTCGGAGATCACCCCCGGCGGGACCGTGAACCTCGTCACCGGCGACGGCGCAACCGTCCCGGTAACAAATGATTTGACCAAAAAGGAACTGGAGATTATCCAGGCAGGTGGTCTCCTGAACGCCGTTCGGGAAGGCAAGTCCTAA
- a CDS encoding cytochrome ubiquinol oxidase subunit I, which yields MDVLMLSRLQFAAATMFHFIFVPLTLGLSVLIACMETAYVRTGNEVYRKMAKFWGKIFLVNFALGVVTGITLEFQFGTNWSRYSAYVGDIFGSLLAIEATAAFFLESTFIGVWHFGWDKLSPKAHAITAWLVAGASNLSAVWILIANGFMQNPVGYTLRNGRAELTDFFAVITNKYAWLEFFHVIPASLLLAGFFIVGISAWHLLRKSNTEFFQKSFNLGISIALVFSVVTAVEGHIHGNNLSDTQPAKLAAMESHWETQRQAPMYLLVIPGEDGNALQALPLPGVLSFLAYNDFNAEVKGLNDIPKEDRPPVVLSFLSFRLMVGLGTLFPLLAAFGWVMRNKLDKFPLYLKAMPYVIPLPYIAIWAGWTLTEVGRQPWIVYGLMRTSDAVSPVGAGEVGFTLVLMTVLYALLGAVGIWLMVKLAKKGPEDHTPIQV from the coding sequence ATGGATGTGCTGATGCTTTCACGGCTGCAATTCGCTGCGGCCACCATGTTCCACTTCATTTTCGTACCGCTGACGCTGGGGCTTTCGGTCCTCATCGCCTGCATGGAGACGGCCTATGTCCGGACCGGCAACGAGGTTTACCGGAAAATGGCCAAATTCTGGGGCAAGATATTCCTCGTGAACTTCGCCTTGGGCGTGGTCACCGGCATCACCCTGGAATTCCAGTTCGGCACCAACTGGTCCCGGTACTCGGCCTACGTGGGTGACATCTTCGGTTCGCTCCTGGCCATCGAGGCCACGGCCGCGTTCTTCCTGGAGTCCACCTTCATCGGCGTCTGGCACTTCGGCTGGGACAAGCTCTCGCCCAAGGCCCACGCCATCACCGCCTGGCTGGTGGCCGGCGCGTCCAACCTGTCCGCGGTCTGGATTCTCATCGCCAACGGCTTCATGCAGAATCCCGTGGGCTACACCCTGCGCAACGGCAGGGCCGAGCTGACCGACTTCTTCGCGGTCATCACCAACAAATACGCGTGGCTGGAGTTCTTCCACGTGATCCCGGCGTCCCTGCTGCTGGCGGGCTTCTTCATCGTCGGCATCTCCGCCTGGCACCTGCTGCGCAAGAGCAACACCGAGTTCTTCCAGAAGTCCTTCAACCTGGGCATCTCCATCGCCCTGGTCTTCTCCGTGGTCACCGCGGTGGAAGGCCACATCCACGGCAACAACCTGTCCGACACCCAGCCCGCCAAGCTGGCGGCCATGGAATCCCACTGGGAGACCCAGCGGCAGGCGCCCATGTACCTGCTGGTCATCCCGGGCGAGGACGGCAACGCCCTCCAGGCCCTGCCCCTGCCCGGCGTGCTGAGCTTCCTGGCCTACAACGACTTCAACGCCGAAGTGAAGGGCCTCAACGACATTCCCAAGGAGGACAGGCCCCCCGTGGTCCTGAGCTTCCTCTCCTTCCGCCTCATGGTCGGCCTGGGCACCCTGTTCCCGCTGCTGGCCGCGTTCGGCTGGGTCATGCGCAACAAGCTGGACAAGTTCCCGCTCTACCTCAAGGCCATGCCCTACGTGATCCCGCTGCCCTACATCGCCATCTGGGCGGGCTGGACCCTGACCGAGGTGGGCCGCCAGCCGTGGATCGTTTACGGGCTGATGCGCACCAGCGACGCCGTGTCTCCGGTCGGAGCCGGGGAAGTGGGCTTCACCCTGGTGCTGATGACCGTGCTCTACGCCCTGCTCGGCGCCGTCGGCATCTGGCTGATGGTCAAGCTGGCCAAGAAGGGTCCCGAGGACCACACCCCGATCCAGGTCTAA
- a CDS encoding trypsin-like peptidase domain-containing protein, giving the protein MKRLLFLILFLLLSAAPAHAADRRTPVVLAVEAVSPSVVNITVVSKSEGARSPFSDPFFDQFFNEFYGQRQRQTQSLGSGVIIDGPQALVLTNAHVVSSGGEISVRLKDGREFKADLVGSDADFDLAVLKLENGSGLPQVAMGDSDGIFIGETVIAIGNPFGYSNTVTTGVVSALNRPMKTDKGAYGSFIQTDAAINPGNSGGPLLNINGELIGINTAIQARAEGIGFAIPINKAKYVVAELLDSGHVSPIWLGLFGQDIDQTAARYFNLKDLKGMLVTEVHPGTPAAEAGVKPGDIVLALDGQRVANKDDYLTRLFSVTKSESISLVILREGERRSLDLRPQVLDKGMALKLVVNRWGFELADRSQGPGAEVTRIVPGSAAAKLGLQQGDIIHQIGNRRLAMGIDLLNAFLRNRMQKTVMMRVQRGRNLYTVKLTL; this is encoded by the coding sequence ATGAAACGTCTCCTGTTCCTGATCCTGTTCCTGCTCCTGTCCGCCGCCCCGGCCCACGCCGCCGACCGCCGCACCCCGGTGGTCCTGGCCGTGGAGGCGGTCTCCCCCTCGGTGGTCAACATCACCGTGGTCTCCAAGTCCGAGGGCGCGCGCTCGCCGTTCAGCGACCCGTTCTTCGACCAGTTCTTCAACGAGTTCTACGGCCAGCGCCAGCGCCAGACCCAGAGCCTCGGTTCCGGCGTGATCATCGACGGCCCCCAGGCGCTGGTCCTGACCAACGCCCACGTGGTCTCCTCGGGCGGCGAGATCTCGGTCCGCCTCAAGGACGGCCGCGAATTCAAAGCCGACCTGGTGGGCTCGGACGCGGACTTCGACCTGGCCGTGCTCAAGCTGGAGAACGGCTCCGGCCTGCCCCAGGTGGCCATGGGCGACTCCGACGGGATCTTCATCGGCGAGACCGTCATCGCCATCGGCAACCCGTTCGGCTACTCCAACACCGTGACCACCGGCGTGGTTTCGGCCCTGAACCGGCCAATGAAGACCGACAAGGGGGCCTACGGCAGCTTCATCCAGACCGACGCGGCCATCAACCCCGGCAACTCCGGCGGCCCGCTGCTGAACATCAACGGCGAGCTGATCGGCATCAACACCGCCATCCAGGCGCGCGCCGAGGGCATCGGCTTCGCCATCCCCATCAACAAGGCCAAGTACGTGGTCGCCGAACTGCTCGACTCCGGCCACGTCTCCCCCATCTGGCTCGGCCTCTTCGGCCAGGACATCGACCAGACGGCGGCCCGTTATTTCAATCTCAAGGACCTCAAGGGCATGCTCGTCACCGAGGTCCATCCCGGCACCCCGGCCGCCGAGGCGGGCGTCAAGCCGGGGGACATCGTCCTCGCCCTGGACGGCCAGCGCGTGGCCAACAAGGACGACTACCTGACCCGGCTGTTCAGCGTGACCAAGTCCGAGTCCATCTCCCTGGTCATCCTGCGCGAGGGCGAACGGCGGTCCCTGGACCTGCGCCCGCAGGTTCTGGACAAGGGCATGGCCCTCAAGCTGGTGGTCAACCGCTGGGGCTTCGAGCTGGCCGACAGGAGCCAGGGGCCGGGCGCGGAAGTGACCCGGATCGTCCCCGGTTCCGCAGCCGCCAAGCTTGGCCTGCAACAGGGCGACATCATCCACCAGATCGGCAACCGCAGGCTGGCCATGGGCATCGACCTGCTCAACGCCTTTTTGCGCAACCGCATGCAGAAGACGGTCATGATGCGCGTCCAGCGGGGACGCAACCTCTACACCGTCAAGCTGACCCTCTAG
- a CDS encoding class I SAM-dependent methyltransferase, with protein MFTEHVPDRNSRVLDFGCGYGRVMVELDRAGYAALTGIDFSEPLVARGRAENPGLDLNAYPGGPLPYADDTFDAALMMAVFTCMTETRMQAQALLELKRVLRPGGVLYVCDFLLNRDRRNLDRYQVGQEKYGIYGIFDVEDGGVLRHHDRNHMEALFSGFETLSFEEDIFETMHGHHSEGFHAVVKMPS; from the coding sequence GTGTTCACCGAGCACGTCCCGGACAGGAACAGCCGTGTTCTGGATTTCGGCTGCGGCTACGGCCGGGTCATGGTCGAGTTGGACCGGGCCGGATACGCCGCCCTGACCGGCATCGACTTTTCCGAGCCGCTGGTGGCGCGCGGTCGGGCCGAGAACCCCGGCCTGGACCTGAACGCCTATCCCGGCGGCCCCCTGCCCTATGCGGACGACACCTTTGACGCGGCGCTGATGATGGCCGTGTTCACCTGCATGACCGAGACCCGGATGCAGGCCCAGGCCCTGCTTGAGCTCAAGCGGGTGCTTCGGCCCGGCGGCGTGCTGTACGTCTGCGACTTCCTGCTCAACCGCGACCGGCGGAATCTGGACCGCTATCAGGTCGGGCAGGAGAAGTACGGGATTTACGGGATTTTCGACGTCGAGGACGGCGGGGTGTTGCGGCACCATGACCGCAACCACATGGAGGCGTTGTTCTCCGGGTTCGAGACGTTGTCCTTTGAGGAGGACATCTTCGAGACCATGCACGGGCACCATTCGGAAGGGTTTCACGCCGTGGTGAAGATGCCTTCGTAA
- a CDS encoding ATP-dependent 6-phosphofructokinase translates to MKSCNDDGGTPKSTAIPTVGTAKISNPIKFGRFVDDEEDAVLVNISRKKVEGNAKTKKKPTHIYFEPAGPREKIYYDPSKTKCAVVTCGGLCPGLNDVIRAIVMAAHHEYRVPSVLGIQYGLAGFVPEQGYDVIELTPDFVSRIHEFGGTVLGSSRGPQDPEVIVDALERMNVSILFMIGGDGTMRAASKVVEEIEKRGLSISVVGLPKTIDNDINYVSPSFGFDTSVETAAMAIRGAHVEATGAPWGVGLVKVMGRDAGFIAAQSALSCQEVNFCLVPEDPFDIDGENGLLAALDARMKRRGNAVIVVAEGAGQDMLEESGKKDASGNVKLSDIAALLKREIVAHFKAQNIDISLKYIDPSYIIRSVPANANDRIYCSFLGIHAVHAGMSGRTGLVISRWNGRYVHIPMDLVTKGKKRINTCSNYWRAVLESTGQPVSMKNT, encoded by the coding sequence ATGAAATCGTGCAACGACGATGGCGGAACGCCGAAAAGCACCGCAATTCCCACAGTGGGAACCGCCAAGATCAGCAACCCCATCAAATTCGGACGGTTCGTCGACGATGAAGAAGACGCGGTCCTGGTCAATATCTCCCGGAAAAAGGTGGAAGGGAACGCCAAGACCAAAAAGAAACCGACCCATATCTATTTCGAGCCCGCCGGCCCCCGGGAAAAGATCTACTACGATCCGAGCAAGACCAAATGCGCGGTGGTCACCTGCGGCGGCCTGTGTCCCGGGCTGAACGACGTCATCCGGGCCATCGTCATGGCCGCCCACCACGAATACAGGGTCCCGTCCGTGCTCGGCATCCAGTACGGCCTGGCCGGGTTCGTGCCGGAGCAGGGATACGACGTCATCGAGCTGACCCCGGATTTCGTGTCGCGCATCCACGAGTTCGGCGGCACGGTTCTCGGTTCGTCGCGCGGCCCCCAGGACCCGGAGGTCATCGTGGACGCCCTGGAGCGCATGAACGTCTCCATCCTGTTCATGATCGGCGGCGACGGCACCATGCGCGCCGCATCCAAGGTGGTGGAGGAGATCGAGAAACGCGGGCTGTCCATCTCCGTGGTCGGCCTGCCCAAGACCATCGACAACGACATCAACTACGTCTCGCCGTCCTTCGGCTTCGACACCTCGGTGGAGACGGCGGCCATGGCCATCAGGGGGGCCCACGTGGAGGCCACGGGCGCGCCCTGGGGCGTGGGGCTGGTCAAGGTCATGGGTCGGGACGCGGGATTCATCGCGGCCCAGAGCGCTTTGTCCTGCCAGGAGGTCAACTTCTGCCTGGTCCCGGAAGACCCCTTCGACATCGACGGCGAGAACGGGCTGCTGGCCGCCCTGGACGCGCGCATGAAGCGGCGCGGCAACGCGGTCATCGTGGTGGCCGAAGGCGCGGGCCAGGACATGCTGGAGGAGTCCGGCAAGAAGGACGCCTCGGGCAACGTCAAGCTGAGCGACATCGCCGCCCTGCTCAAGCGGGAGATCGTGGCCCACTTCAAGGCCCAGAACATCGACATCTCGCTCAAGTACATCGACCCGAGCTACATCATCCGCTCGGTCCCGGCCAACGCCAACGACCGCATCTACTGCTCGTTCCTGGGCATCCACGCGGTCCACGCGGGCATGTCCGGCCGCACCGGCCTGGTCATCTCCCGCTGGAACGGGCGGTACGTCCACATCCCCATGGATCTGGTGACCAAGGGCAAGAAGCGGATCAACACCTGCTCCAACTATTGGCGCGCCGTGCTGGAGTCCACGGGACAGCCCGTTTCCATGAAAAACACCTAA
- the cydB gene encoding cytochrome d ubiquinol oxidase subunit II: protein METLMETGSLHYYLAMIWFILWGVLWAVYFILDGFDLGVGTLLPFLAKNETDKRAILNSTGPFWDGNEVWLIAAGGVTFAAFPYAYAQMFSGLYMALMLLLFTLIVRGVSFEFRSKVESESWKKIWDTAHALCSFLPALLLGVAFGNIFQGIPLDETGFSQAGLFGLLNPYGIAGGILFVTIFMMHGALWLCIRTTGELKARAERMATKLWPGVVVLTVLFLAYTAVATQLFSNYMVYPILFVILLLPVAGLVLMRTYLGAGKYWMAWASSCLYIAGTALFGVVGIFPALIPSNPNPANSLTIMNSASSPLTLQIMLGVALVFVPIVIAYQFWVYKTLATPLTEDDLHY from the coding sequence ATGGAAACTTTGATGGAAACCGGTTCGCTGCACTACTACCTGGCGATGATTTGGTTCATCCTCTGGGGCGTGCTCTGGGCCGTATACTTCATTCTCGACGGCTTTGACCTGGGCGTGGGCACCCTGCTCCCGTTCCTGGCCAAAAACGAGACGGACAAGCGCGCCATCCTCAACTCCACCGGCCCCTTCTGGGACGGCAACGAGGTCTGGCTGATCGCGGCCGGCGGCGTGACCTTCGCCGCCTTCCCCTATGCCTACGCGCAGATGTTCAGCGGCCTTTACATGGCCCTGATGCTGCTCCTGTTCACCCTGATCGTGCGCGGCGTCTCCTTCGAGTTCCGCTCCAAGGTGGAGAGCGAGAGCTGGAAGAAAATCTGGGACACCGCCCACGCGCTCTGTTCCTTCCTGCCCGCCCTGCTGCTCGGCGTGGCCTTCGGCAACATCTTCCAGGGCATCCCCCTGGACGAGACCGGGTTCTCCCAGGCCGGACTGTTCGGCCTGCTCAACCCCTACGGCATCGCGGGCGGCATCCTGTTCGTGACCATCTTCATGATGCACGGCGCGCTCTGGCTGTGCATCCGCACCACGGGCGAGCTCAAGGCCCGGGCCGAGCGGATGGCCACCAAGCTGTGGCCCGGCGTGGTCGTGCTCACGGTCCTGTTCCTGGCCTACACCGCCGTGGCCACCCAGCTGTTCAGCAACTACATGGTCTACCCGATCCTGTTCGTCATCCTGCTCCTGCCGGTGGCCGGGCTGGTGCTCATGCGCACCTACCTCGGCGCGGGCAAGTACTGGATGGCCTGGGCGTCCAGCTGCCTGTACATCGCGGGCACGGCCCTGTTCGGCGTGGTCGGCATCTTCCCGGCGCTGATCCCGTCCAACCCGAACCCGGCCAACAGCCTGACCATCATGAACTCCGCGTCCAGCCCCCTGACGCTCCAGATCATGCTCGGCGTGGCCCTGGTGTTCGTTCCCATCGTCATCGCGTACCAGTTCTGGGTCTACAAGACCCTGGCCACGCCCCTGACCGAGGACGACCTCCACTACTAG